In bacterium, a genomic segment contains:
- a CDS encoding bifunctional homocysteine S-methyltransferase/methylenetetrahydrofolate reductase has translation MNKQKGSFLDYIHNGNILIADGGMGTLLSQSVNPNTCVEALNLTAPEKVEQAHASYIEAGSQLIETNSFGINYHKLKPYKLEDKVEELCTAAVTQAKKARANKPVWIAGSVGPLTQRRRELDLYTEDDIQGMYLEAMQALANAGVDLIVLETFTRISDLDVALSQAKKIGLPILAQMAFGDHGVTDEGVSVEKFKQVTQNLAADAIGSNCKIGPHLVSSVVHMQSQGSQKPISVFPNAGYAQQVDGRYVYGASPKYFAQKLAECVSEGAQILGGCCGTSPEHIQALHALLESQNIKQVELRKPAQIEVESSPHQGDHHDNAVLAKIKSPQIFTTVEVEPPKDLNLSRSLENIQMLCQAGCDALNIPDNPLSIVRPDHVIFADIVKQHADIPVILHLTCRDKNLIALRSNILGAMMAKVDSILAVTGDPASLGGHPGATSVYDVQSVGLIELIDSMNEQMQQSHPLSIGVAFNPNIKGELGVKTAMDKLAKKIKAGAHFIETQPIFDLEKLEFMTQQKQAMQLPVCLGIMPLLGQKNAEFLHNEVPGMKIPKEIRQRLTGLKRQAAQQEGLNIAKEIIDQAKAKGFNNFYIIPPMKKYHLAAELVEHIHKK, from the coding sequence ATGAACAAACAAAAAGGCAGCTTTTTAGACTATATTCATAATGGTAACATTCTTATTGCTGATGGCGGTATGGGAACCTTACTATCGCAATCTGTTAATCCCAATACCTGTGTTGAAGCATTAAACTTAACGGCCCCAGAAAAAGTTGAACAAGCCCATGCATCGTATATTGAGGCGGGCAGTCAACTGATTGAAACCAACAGCTTTGGCATCAATTATCATAAACTTAAGCCTTATAAACTTGAAGATAAAGTGGAAGAGCTGTGTACAGCTGCAGTTACGCAAGCAAAAAAAGCCAGAGCCAACAAACCAGTTTGGATTGCTGGTTCAGTTGGCCCTTTAACTCAACGCCGAAGAGAGTTAGACCTCTACACAGAAGATGATATTCAGGGAATGTACCTTGAGGCCATGCAAGCTCTGGCCAATGCTGGAGTTGACTTAATTGTTTTAGAAACCTTTACCCGTATCTCTGATTTGGATGTAGCCTTAAGTCAGGCCAAAAAAATAGGACTCCCCATTTTAGCTCAAATGGCTTTTGGAGATCATGGTGTAACGGATGAAGGTGTTTCAGTAGAGAAATTTAAGCAGGTGACTCAAAACCTTGCTGCCGATGCCATTGGGAGCAATTGTAAAATTGGCCCACACTTGGTGTCCAGTGTCGTTCATATGCAATCACAAGGCTCACAAAAACCTATTTCAGTTTTTCCAAATGCCGGCTATGCACAGCAAGTGGATGGTCGATACGTTTATGGAGCTTCTCCAAAGTACTTTGCACAAAAATTAGCCGAGTGTGTGAGTGAAGGCGCCCAAATTTTAGGAGGCTGTTGTGGTACGAGTCCAGAACACATTCAAGCACTTCATGCTTTGCTTGAAAGCCAAAATATTAAGCAAGTAGAGCTTAGAAAGCCAGCGCAAATTGAAGTAGAAAGTTCTCCCCATCAAGGTGATCACCATGATAACGCGGTTTTAGCTAAAATAAAAAGCCCACAGATCTTTACTACAGTTGAAGTGGAGCCTCCCAAAGATCTTAACCTATCTCGAAGTTTAGAAAATATTCAAATGCTTTGCCAAGCCGGCTGTGATGCTTTGAATATCCCAGATAACCCTTTGTCCATTGTGCGGCCAGACCATGTTATTTTTGCAGATATTGTTAAACAACATGCTGATATTCCGGTTATTTTACATTTAACCTGTAGAGATAAAAACTTAATTGCTTTAAGGTCCAATATTTTAGGAGCCATGATGGCCAAAGTGGATTCTATTTTAGCTGTGACTGGTGACCCCGCGTCTTTAGGCGGGCACCCAGGAGCAACATCGGTGTATGATGTGCAATCGGTGGGTTTAATTGAACTGATTGATAGCATGAACGAGCAGATGCAACAATCGCATCCTTTAAGCATTGGTGTGGCGTTTAACCCCAATATTAAAGGCGAATTGGGTGTTAAAACAGCCATGGATAAACTGGCAAAAAAAATTAAGGCCGGAGCCCACTTTATAGAGACGCAACCCATTTTTGATTTGGAAAAATTAGAGTTTATGACGCAACAAAAACAAGCCATGCAACTGCCCGTCTGTTTAGGCATTATGCCCTTGTTGGGGCAAAAAAATGCAGAGTTCTTGCACAATGAAGTCCCGGGCATGAAAATTCCTAAAGAAATTAGACAAAGGCTGACAGGACTAAAACGCCAGGCTGCTCAGCAAGAAGGCCTCAACATTGCCAAAGAAATCATTGACCAGGCAAAAGCCAAAGGTTTTAATAATTTTTACATCATTCCCCCCATGAAAAAATACCACCTGGCCGCAGAACTGGTGGAGCATATCCATAAAAAATAG
- a CDS encoding 3-hydroxyacyl-CoA dehydrogenase NAD-binding domain-containing protein, with product MVQNKNKDINLSITKANVALIGLDTQNKSVNIITDDFVKQFNAILDQVEQHKTLKGLVIYSQKTGQFIAGADLTQILTISDTQIAFEKSRQGQVLMKRIEDLKVPSVAVIDGICLGGGLELALACDYRIASDTSKTQMALPEVQIGILPGWGGTQRLPQLIGLTSALDMILTGKRINAKKALRLQLVNAVLPQAQLLDYAQRLILEGDGILPKKKKASLSERLMQTLQNNAVFRQKVIYPKAKKTILKNTQGFYPAPLEALDVIEKTYQKKSSIAYDIEAQGLAKLLSSDVCKYLVQLFLDIEAKKKTDFNSKATEIQEVAVLGAGVMGGGLAQLFAHKNYSVRLKDIQSHALHKAMNIANKLFSQLLKRKKISPQEKIQKLLNISPSLEYAGLEKADFILEAVVENMDVKKSVFKEVMTVSNSDAIIASNTSALSINEMSKSVKKPSNFIGMHFFNPVHKMPLVEIIPASKTTQKTLASTYKLALALGKTPVVVQDSPGFLVNRILGIYLNEALQMAHEGINIAVVDKAIKKFGMPMGPFELLDEVGIDVGYKVGTFLKSQFDYFPPAAKEIEKMIDQNLLGKKSGQGFYWHKNKKQINKAIPFTQNLSKISSQVIQQRLMFVMLNEAARCLEAEIVESARDIDIAMILGTGFPPFRGGLCAYAKSIGLETLHKELKILSLKHGPQFEPNACLKDLIKAAS from the coding sequence ATGGTACAAAATAAAAACAAAGATATCAATCTCAGTATTACTAAAGCCAATGTTGCTTTGATTGGTTTAGATACTCAAAACAAAAGTGTAAACATTATCACCGATGATTTTGTAAAACAGTTTAACGCTATTCTAGATCAAGTAGAGCAACATAAAACCTTAAAAGGTCTTGTTATCTATAGCCAAAAAACAGGACAATTTATTGCCGGTGCTGACCTTACTCAAATCTTGACCATTAGCGATACACAAATTGCCTTTGAAAAGTCACGTCAAGGCCAAGTGCTGATGAAAAGAATTGAAGACCTTAAGGTTCCTTCTGTTGCTGTTATTGATGGTATCTGTTTGGGCGGGGGTCTTGAGCTGGCTTTGGCCTGTGATTACAGAATTGCCAGTGACACCAGTAAAACTCAAATGGCTCTTCCTGAAGTGCAAATTGGCATCTTGCCTGGCTGGGGAGGAACCCAGCGTTTACCTCAACTCATTGGTTTAACGTCTGCCTTGGATATGATCTTAACTGGCAAACGTATTAACGCCAAAAAAGCGCTGCGTTTGCAGTTGGTCAATGCTGTTCTGCCCCAAGCACAGTTATTGGATTATGCGCAACGCTTAATTTTAGAGGGAGACGGCATTCTTCCTAAAAAGAAAAAAGCCTCCCTGTCTGAAAGGCTTATGCAAACTTTGCAAAACAACGCTGTGTTTAGACAAAAAGTCATTTATCCCAAAGCCAAAAAAACCATCTTAAAAAACACACAAGGATTCTACCCTGCGCCTTTGGAAGCTCTGGACGTTATAGAAAAAACCTATCAGAAAAAATCCAGCATTGCCTATGACATTGAAGCACAAGGTTTGGCAAAACTATTAAGCTCCGATGTTTGTAAATATTTGGTTCAACTGTTTTTGGATATTGAGGCCAAGAAGAAAACAGACTTTAACAGTAAAGCGACTGAAATACAGGAGGTTGCTGTTCTGGGTGCAGGTGTTATGGGCGGTGGATTGGCTCAGTTGTTTGCGCATAAAAACTACTCTGTACGTTTAAAAGATATTCAATCGCATGCGCTGCATAAAGCCATGAATATTGCCAACAAACTTTTCTCACAGTTGCTTAAACGTAAAAAAATAAGTCCTCAGGAAAAAATTCAAAAGTTACTGAATATTTCTCCCAGTCTTGAGTATGCCGGCCTAGAAAAAGCGGATTTTATTTTAGAGGCTGTGGTTGAAAACATGGATGTTAAAAAGTCCGTCTTTAAAGAGGTGATGACTGTTAGCAACAGTGATGCTATTATTGCCAGCAACACATCCGCCTTATCCATCAATGAAATGAGTAAAAGTGTAAAAAAACCCAGCAACTTTATTGGCATGCACTTTTTTAATCCGGTTCATAAAATGCCTCTGGTTGAAATTATTCCGGCCAGTAAAACCACCCAAAAAACCTTGGCCAGCACCTACAAGCTTGCTTTAGCTTTGGGTAAAACACCCGTGGTTGTTCAAGACAGTCCTGGCTTTCTGGTAAATCGTATTTTAGGGATATACCTCAATGAAGCCTTACAAATGGCGCATGAAGGGATTAACATTGCGGTAGTTGATAAAGCCATTAAAAAATTTGGTATGCCCATGGGACCCTTTGAATTGCTTGATGAAGTGGGCATTGATGTGGGCTATAAAGTGGGAACCTTTCTAAAAAGCCAGTTTGATTATTTTCCACCTGCTGCCAAAGAGATTGAAAAAATGATTGATCAAAACTTATTGGGTAAAAAATCTGGCCAAGGTTTTTATTGGCATAAGAATAAAAAACAAATCAACAAAGCCATTCCTTTTACACAGAACCTGTCTAAGATATCCAGCCAAGTGATTCAACAGCGCTTAATGTTTGTCATGCTCAATGAAGCCGCCCGTTGCCTTGAAGCAGAGATTGTTGAAAGCGCCAGAGATATTGATATTGCTATGATTTTGGGCACAGGCTTCCCGCCATTTAGAGGTGGTTTATGCGCCTACGCTAAAAGCATTGGTCTAGAAACCTTGCATAAAGAACTCAAGATACTTTCTTTAAAACACGGCCCTCAATTTGAACCCAATGCTTGTTTAAAAGATTTGATCAAAGCAGCTTCATAA